The following proteins come from a genomic window of Thiothrix winogradskyi:
- a CDS encoding type I restriction-modification system subunit M: MNAEQLKQLETDLWSAADNLRANTGLKSSEYATPVLGLIFLKFADNKYRHAEADIVAEYQRLQGGRREKSLAEIAREKCGFYLPEQARYEHLLNLPGQEDIAKAIKLAMEAIEQYKPELEGVLPKEEYFSFNRTPESRTVLFDLVKSFSNIPLDASGDVFGKIYEFFLGKFALSEGQKGGEFFTPTSVVKLMVEIIEPHHGSVYDPACGSGGMFVQSQHFVQHRRGGSRTALTTAPPPPDNSLFVYGQEKTLDNLSSG; encoded by the coding sequence ATGAATGCCGAACAGCTCAAACAGCTTGAAACCGACCTTTGGTCTGCCGCCGACAACCTCCGTGCCAATACCGGGCTGAAATCCAGCGAATACGCTACCCCGGTGCTGGGGCTGATTTTCCTCAAGTTTGCCGATAACAAATACCGCCATGCAGAAGCCGATATTGTGGCGGAATACCAGCGTTTGCAAGGTGGGCGGCGCGAGAAATCGTTGGCGGAGATTGCGCGGGAAAAATGCGGCTTCTACTTGCCGGAACAAGCGCGTTATGAGCATTTGCTGAACTTGCCAGGGCAGGAAGACATTGCCAAAGCCATCAAGCTGGCAATGGAGGCGATCGAGCAATACAAGCCGGAACTGGAAGGCGTGTTGCCCAAGGAAGAATACTTTTCCTTTAACCGCACCCCGGAAAGCCGCACGGTATTGTTTGATTTGGTGAAAAGCTTTTCCAACATTCCGCTGGATGCCAGTGGTGATGTGTTCGGCAAAATCTACGAGTTTTTCCTCGGCAAGTTTGCCTTGAGTGAGGGGCAAAAGGGCGGCGAGTTCTTTACCCCGACTTCGGTGGTCAAACTGATGGTGGAAATCATCGAGCCGCATCATGGCTCGGTGTATGACCCTGCGTGTGGGTCGGGCGGGATGTTTGTGCAGTCCCAGCATTTTGTGCAACACCGTAGGGGCGGTTCGCGAACCGCCCTTACAACTGCCCCTCCGCCGCCAGACAATTCCTTGTTTGTGTACGGGCAGGAAAAAACTCTTGATAACCTGAGTTCGGGATAA
- a CDS encoding thioredoxin family protein → MARTPSTMLELGTDAPDFMLLEPASGKLIAKQDFSGKPLLVAFICNHCPYVILIRDVFAQLAKDYQERGVAVVAINANDVANYPDDSPEKMVETVHEHGYTFPYLYDETQAVAKAYRAACTPDLFLFDHEHKLFYRGQFDDARPRGDVPVTGNDLRHALDRLLDNMYPPDAQKPSLGCNIKWKAGNEPDYYG, encoded by the coding sequence ATGGCACGCACCCCATCCACCATGTTGGAACTTGGCACAGATGCCCCCGATTTCATGCTATTAGAACCTGCCAGCGGCAAACTCATCGCCAAACAAGATTTTTCCGGCAAACCGTTACTGGTGGCTTTTATCTGCAACCATTGCCCTTATGTGATTTTGATCCGCGATGTTTTTGCGCAACTGGCAAAAGACTATCAGGAACGCGGGGTCGCCGTGGTTGCCATCAATGCTAACGATGTCGCCAATTACCCTGATGATAGCCCCGAAAAAATGGTCGAAACCGTACACGAGCACGGTTACACCTTCCCGTATTTGTACGACGAAACCCAAGCCGTTGCCAAAGCGTATCGAGCCGCTTGCACACCCGATTTATTCTTGTTTGACCACGAGCATAAGCTATTTTATCGCGGGCAATTTGACGATGCGCGTCCGCGCGGGGATGTGCCAGTGACCGGCAATGATTTGCGTCATGCACTGGATCGCTTGCTCGACAACATGTACCCACCGGATGCGCAAAAACCCTCACTGGGGTGCAATATCAAATGGAAAGCGGGCAACGAACCGGATTATTACGGGTAA
- a CDS encoding MBL fold metallo-hydrolase: MAARYEDLGNGIYCIDTDLYRPQLAACYLVREGDAAAFVDTGTYHTVPLLMEVLADLGLSADHVRYVIPTHVHLDHAGGAGELMARCPNATLIVHPKGTPHMIDPSRLQAGATAVYGEAGFAKDYGKLVAIPAERVVSATDGYVIDLNGRTLTFYDTPGHANHHGCIFDAQSRACFTGDTFGIAYREFVTEQGAWMFAPTTPVAFSPQEWHQSLDKLAALQPSAMLLTHYGRVTDVQGLLPKLRASIDALSALALEQLNAPKGRVETLKEQVFCLWLEEIGKRGVDLPEGDMRELLEVDATLNAQGLDVWLQRLAKVKT, encoded by the coding sequence ATGGCGGCACGTTACGAAGACTTAGGCAATGGCATTTACTGTATCGACACGGATCTATACCGTCCGCAATTGGCGGCGTGTTATTTGGTGCGCGAAGGCGATGCGGCGGCATTCGTGGATACTGGTACTTATCACACCGTGCCCTTGTTGATGGAAGTGTTAGCGGATTTGGGTTTGAGTGCTGACCATGTGCGTTATGTGATTCCCACCCATGTGCATTTGGATCATGCAGGTGGGGCCGGTGAGTTGATGGCACGTTGCCCGAATGCGACGCTAATCGTGCATCCCAAAGGCACGCCGCACATGATTGACCCTTCACGTTTGCAGGCAGGTGCAACCGCTGTGTATGGTGAGGCTGGCTTTGCGAAAGATTACGGCAAGCTAGTGGCGATTCCTGCTGAACGTGTGGTGTCGGCGACCGATGGCTACGTTATTGATCTGAACGGACGTACCTTAACGTTTTACGATACCCCCGGTCACGCCAACCATCATGGCTGCATTTTCGATGCGCAGAGCCGTGCGTGTTTCACGGGTGATACCTTCGGCATTGCCTACCGCGAATTTGTGACAGAGCAGGGGGCGTGGATGTTTGCGCCGACCACACCCGTGGCTTTTTCCCCGCAAGAGTGGCATCAGAGTCTGGATAAGCTGGCAGCTTTACAACCGAGTGCGATGTTGCTCACCCACTATGGGCGGGTGACGGATGTGCAAGGTTTGTTGCCTAAATTGCGTGCAAGTATTGATGCGTTAAGTGCTTTGGCGTTGGAACAGCTCAATGCGCCAAAAGGGCGCGTTGAAACCCTAAAAGAGCAGGTGTTTTGCCTCTGGCTTGAAGAGATAGGCAAGCGTGGGGTTGACCTTCCCGAAGGGGATATGCGCGAATTGTTGGAGGTAGATGCTACCTTGAATGCGCAAGGCTTAGATGTGTGGTTGCAGCGTCTCGCTAAAGTGAAAACTTGA
- the sat gene encoding sulfate adenylyltransferase, which translates to MIKPHGSDELNPLFVYDSAKNEALQKEAEGLTSIVVSSATAANAVMLGGGYFNPLTGYMNKADALSVAKNMHTTSGLFWPTPVLNLVEDAGSLKAGDRIALRDPNVEGHPVLAVMDVEGVEAFTDEEMATMTQQIYRPAEGEAHIGADTFNSQGKFCLSGSIKVLNFSYFQSEFPDTFRTAVEIRNEITERGWKKVVAFQTRNPMHLAHEELCHMAMDRLGCDGLVIHMLLGKLKKGDIPAPVRDAAIRKMVELYFPPNSAMVTGYGFDMLYAGPKEAVLHAVFRQNMGATHFIIGRDHAGVGDHYGAFDAQEIFDNEVPKDALAIEIFRADHTAYSKKLDKVVMMCEAPDHKKEDFVLLSGTKVREMLGQGIAPPKEFSRPEVAQILIEYYQSENG; encoded by the coding sequence ATGATCAAGCCTCATGGTTCTGATGAACTGAATCCATTATTCGTATATGACAGTGCTAAAAACGAAGCATTGCAGAAAGAAGCAGAAGGTCTTACTTCAATCGTAGTCAGCTCGGCGACAGCAGCGAATGCTGTGATGCTCGGCGGTGGCTACTTCAACCCGCTCACTGGCTATATGAATAAGGCAGATGCTCTGTCAGTCGCGAAAAATATGCACACCACTTCTGGCCTGTTTTGGCCAACGCCGGTGCTGAACCTGGTTGAAGATGCTGGCAGCCTCAAAGCGGGTGATCGCATTGCATTGAGAGACCCCAACGTGGAAGGGCATCCGGTACTTGCCGTCATGGATGTTGAAGGTGTCGAAGCATTCACCGACGAAGAAATGGCTACCATGACCCAGCAGATTTACCGTCCTGCTGAAGGTGAAGCGCATATCGGCGCGGATACGTTCAATTCCCAAGGCAAGTTTTGCCTGTCAGGGTCGATCAAGGTACTGAACTTCTCCTACTTCCAAAGCGAATTCCCGGATACTTTCCGTACTGCTGTTGAAATTCGCAACGAAATTACCGAGCGCGGCTGGAAGAAGGTCGTTGCCTTCCAGACCCGTAATCCGATGCACTTGGCACACGAAGAACTGTGCCACATGGCGATGGATCGTCTCGGCTGTGATGGCTTGGTCATCCACATGCTGCTGGGCAAGCTGAAGAAGGGCGATATTCCCGCTCCAGTACGTGATGCCGCCATCCGTAAGATGGTTGAGCTGTACTTCCCGCCTAACAGCGCGATGGTAACGGGTTACGGTTTCGACATGTTGTATGCGGGGCCAAAAGAAGCGGTATTACATGCCGTATTCCGCCAAAACATGGGGGCGACACATTTCATTATTGGTCGTGACCATGCGGGTGTGGGCGATCATTACGGCGCATTTGATGCTCAGGAAATTTTCGATAATGAAGTGCCTAAAGATGCCCTTGCCATCGAAATCTTCCGCGCAGACCACACGGCTTACTCCAAAAAGCTGGATAAGGTTGTGATGATGTGTGAGGCACCGGATCATAAGAAGGAAGATTTTGTGCTTCTTTCTGGTACCAAAGTTCGTGAAATGCTGGGTCAAGGCATTGCACCACCAAAGGAATTTTCTCGTCCTGAAGTGGCTCAGATTTTGATCGAGTATTACCAAAGTGAAAACGGCTAA
- the aprB gene encoding adenylyl-sulfate reductase subunit beta, with product MPTFVRTDKCDGCKGGDRTACMYICPHNLMKLDVDGSATGHAMKAYNQEPDQCWECYSCVKICPSNAIEARHYADVVPLGGSVQPLRGQDSIMWSIKFRNGVMKRFKFPIRTTPEGSIDCYGGKPKADLANLGKALLTRDVMGGYRAGNPAELICK from the coding sequence ATGCCTACGTTTGTACGTACTGACAAATGTGATGGCTGCAAGGGCGGCGACCGCACCGCTTGCATGTACATCTGCCCACACAACCTGATGAAGCTGGACGTTGATGGTTCTGCCACAGGCCACGCGATGAAAGCGTATAACCAAGAGCCGGATCAATGCTGGGAATGCTATTCCTGCGTTAAAATCTGCCCTTCCAACGCAATCGAAGCACGTCACTATGCTGACGTGGTACCACTCGGTGGTTCTGTACAGCCTTTGCGCGGTCAAGACTCCATCATGTGGTCTATTAAGTTCCGTAACGGTGTAATGAAGCGTTTCAAATTCCCGATCCGTACTACCCCAGAAGGTTCCATTGATTGCTACGGCGGCAAGCCTAAAGCTGATCTGGCTAACTTGGGTAAAGCACTGTTGACTCGTGATGTCATGGGCGGCTACCGCGCTGGCAACCCGGCTGAACTGATCTGCAAGTAA
- the aprA gene encoding adenylyl-sulfate reductase subunit alpha, with translation MAGTFGNPEVVQEEVDILIIGGGMAACGAAYEIMPWIGAAKDAGVDITVKLVDKAAMDRSGAVAQGLSAINTYIGPNQDPADYARMVSNDLMGITRDDLAYDLGRNVDDSVHLFEEWGLPIWKTVNGERFDGATWPKEGGKLLKDGGDPVRSGKWQIMINGESYKWIVAEAAKKALGSDNIQERVFIVKLVNDANDKNRVAGAVGFSTREDKVYVYKFKACLLVAGGCVNIFRPRSVGEGQGRAWYPVWNAGSTYTMAAEAGAELTMMENRFVPARFKDGYGPVGAWFLLFKAQATNAYGEVYMVKNKELLNDYPPYGQAAVPASCLRNHLMLKEMKEGRGPIYMDTVTALAKLRETLSPREVKHLEAEAWEDFLDMCIGQCGIWVGENIEPEKKNSELMPTEPYLLGSHSGCCGIWASGPDDVGAPTTEEHPDKDLIPAHLPQGWNWGYRSMTTVRGLFTAGDGVGASGHKFSSGSHTEGRMCAQSMVKFVMDNKDWVPTLDTSVESLVEEIYRPVRTFLEHKDYTTAIDVNPHYITPRMLQFRLQKIMDEYVAGVATYYTTNGHMLAVAEEKLGMLKEDAVKMRAKDLHELLRAWENYHRILTAEAHMKHIQFRKESRYPGFYYRMDHNYVDETNWHCFVNSVYDKETKTWNVFKRAHKDLVDKSKLFKPASH, from the coding sequence ATGGCAGGTACATTTGGTAATCCAGAAGTTGTCCAAGAAGAAGTGGACATCCTGATCATCGGTGGCGGTATGGCTGCGTGTGGCGCGGCATATGAAATCATGCCTTGGATCGGCGCAGCGAAAGACGCTGGCGTTGACATCACCGTTAAGTTGGTTGACAAGGCAGCAATGGATCGTTCCGGCGCAGTTGCACAAGGTTTGTCTGCAATCAACACTTACATCGGTCCAAACCAAGACCCAGCAGACTACGCTCGTATGGTCTCCAACGACCTGATGGGTATCACCCGTGACGACTTGGCTTACGACTTAGGCCGTAACGTTGACGATTCCGTGCATTTGTTTGAAGAATGGGGTCTCCCAATCTGGAAAACCGTTAACGGCGAACGTTTTGACGGTGCTACTTGGCCGAAAGAAGGCGGCAAGCTGTTGAAAGACGGCGGCGATCCTGTTCGTTCCGGTAAATGGCAGATCATGATCAACGGCGAATCCTACAAGTGGATCGTTGCTGAAGCTGCGAAAAAAGCACTGGGTTCTGACAATATTCAGGAACGTGTTTTCATCGTTAAGCTGGTAAATGATGCTAACGACAAAAACCGCGTTGCCGGTGCTGTTGGCTTCTCTACTCGTGAAGACAAAGTATACGTTTACAAATTCAAGGCTTGCCTGCTGGTAGCGGGTGGTTGCGTAAACATCTTCCGTCCACGTTCCGTTGGTGAAGGCCAAGGCCGTGCATGGTATCCCGTATGGAACGCAGGTTCCACCTACACCATGGCTGCTGAAGCCGGTGCAGAACTGACCATGATGGAAAACCGTTTCGTTCCAGCACGTTTCAAAGACGGCTACGGTCCGGTTGGCGCATGGTTCCTGCTGTTCAAAGCCCAAGCGACTAACGCCTATGGCGAAGTTTACATGGTTAAGAACAAAGAATTGCTGAACGACTATCCTCCGTATGGTCAAGCAGCGGTTCCGGCATCTTGCCTGCGTAACCACTTGATGCTGAAGGAAATGAAAGAAGGTCGTGGTCCAATCTACATGGATACCGTTACCGCTTTGGCAAAACTGCGTGAAACACTGTCTCCTCGTGAAGTAAAGCACTTGGAAGCAGAAGCGTGGGAAGACTTCCTTGACATGTGTATCGGTCAGTGCGGTATCTGGGTTGGTGAAAACATCGAACCAGAAAAGAAAAACTCCGAACTGATGCCTACCGAACCGTACCTGCTGGGTTCACACTCAGGTTGCTGCGGTATCTGGGCTTCTGGTCCAGATGACGTTGGTGCACCGACCACTGAAGAACATCCAGACAAAGACCTGATTCCTGCTCACCTGCCACAAGGCTGGAACTGGGGCTACCGCTCCATGACCACAGTACGTGGTCTGTTCACAGCGGGTGACGGTGTTGGCGCTTCTGGCCACAAGTTCTCTTCTGGTTCACACACTGAAGGTCGTATGTGCGCACAGTCTATGGTTAAGTTCGTTATGGACAACAAAGACTGGGTTCCTACACTGGATACTTCTGTTGAGTCACTGGTTGAAGAAATCTACCGCCCAGTTCGTACTTTCTTGGAACACAAGGACTACACCACTGCGATTGATGTAAACCCACACTACATCACTCCACGTATGTTGCAGTTCCGTCTCCAGAAAATCATGGACGAGTATGTTGCAGGTGTTGCGACTTACTACACTACCAACGGCCACATGTTGGCAGTAGCGGAAGAAAAACTGGGTATGTTGAAAGAAGATGCGGTGAAAATGCGTGCAAAAGACCTGCATGAATTGCTCCGCGCATGGGAAAACTATCACCGTATCCTGACGGCGGAAGCGCACATGAAGCACATCCAATTCCGTAAGGAAAGCCGTTACCCTGGTTTCTACTACCGCATGGACCACAACTACGTGGATGAAACCAACTGGCATTGCTTCGTAAACTCTGTTTACGACAAAGAAACCAAGACTTGGAACGTGTTCAAACGCGCTCACAAAGACTTGGTTGATAAATCTAAGCTGTTCAAGCCCGCCTCTCACTAA
- the adk gene encoding adenylate kinase — translation MKVILLGGPGAGKGTQANFIKEKYSIPQISTGDMLRAAVKAGTEMGIAAKKVMDAGGLVSDEIILGLVKERTAEADCANGFLFDGFPRTLAQAESLKAQGVDIDAVVEIAVDDAEIVRRMSGRRVHVASGRTYHVVFNPPKVEGKDDETGEDLIQRADDAEETVLKRLEIYHAQTAPLIGYYTDWVASGEANAPRYIRVEGVGSVDSIRDQIFAALG, via the coding sequence ATGAAAGTTATCCTGTTAGGCGGCCCCGGCGCGGGCAAAGGCACACAAGCCAATTTCATCAAAGAAAAATACAGTATTCCACAAATTTCCACGGGCGACATGCTGCGTGCTGCGGTTAAAGCAGGCACGGAAATGGGCATCGCTGCCAAAAAAGTGATGGATGCAGGCGGTCTGGTTTCTGACGAAATCATTCTTGGTCTGGTTAAAGAGCGCACGGCGGAAGCCGATTGTGCTAATGGTTTCTTATTCGACGGTTTCCCACGTACTTTGGCACAAGCCGAATCTCTGAAGGCACAAGGTGTTGATATTGATGCGGTTGTTGAGATTGCGGTAGACGATGCCGAAATCGTGCGCCGTATGAGTGGTCGTCGCGTTCACGTGGCATCAGGTCGCACTTATCACGTCGTATTCAACCCTCCAAAAGTGGAAGGCAAAGACGACGAAACCGGCGAAGACTTAATCCAGCGTGCTGACGATGCGGAAGAAACCGTATTGAAGCGTTTGGAAATTTATCATGCCCAAACTGCGCCGTTGATCGGTTATTATACTGATTGGGTAGCATCGGGCGAAGCCAATGCCCCGCGTTATATCCGTGTCGAAGGCGTTGGTTCGGTTGACTCTATCCGCGACCAGATTTTCGCGGCATTGGGTTAA
- a CDS encoding FKBP-type peptidyl-prolyl cis-trans isomerase: MTASPEKVAAGKVVQFTYRIADRHGDIMEQVDLPLSMVFMRHNRLYDVVEKALVGCRVGDEVSVDVPAADGAWGEADADLILVQDIEHVPPPYRKIGAEAQFQAENGEIKAFRVTSVTEDSVTLDGNHPFAGQTMTFHVKVIAIRDASKDELLHGIESGAPTDFGNTTIH; the protein is encoded by the coding sequence ATGACTGCATCTCCCGAAAAAGTGGCAGCCGGTAAGGTAGTGCAATTCACTTACCGCATTGCTGACCGTCATGGCGACATTATGGAGCAAGTGGATTTACCCTTAAGCATGGTGTTCATGCGCCATAACCGCTTGTATGACGTGGTGGAAAAAGCCTTGGTCGGTTGCCGCGTGGGTGATGAAGTGTCCGTTGATGTTCCGGCAGCAGATGGCGCGTGGGGCGAAGCCGACGCTGACCTGATTCTGGTGCAAGACATTGAGCATGTCCCACCGCCGTACCGCAAAATCGGTGCAGAAGCGCAGTTCCAAGCTGAAAATGGCGAAATCAAAGCTTTCCGCGTGACCAGCGTTACCGAAGATTCCGTCACTTTGGACGGCAATCACCCGTTTGCTGGGCAAACCATGACCTTCCACGTCAAAGTCATTGCGATCCGCGATGCCAGCAAAGATGAGTTGCTGCATGGCATTGAGTCCGGCGCACCGACTGACTTTGGTAATACCACTATTCATTAA
- a CDS encoding 6-phosphofructokinase, whose translation MTVKNAFYAQSGGVTAVINASACGVIETARQHSDKIGTVYAGQNGIIGALLENLIDTSKVSDADVAALRHTPSGAFGSCRYKMKSLEKNKREYDRLIDVFKAHNIGYFFYNGGGDSADTCLKVSQLADAMGFPIQAIHVPKTVDNDLPVTDNCPGFGSVAKYIAVSTREASYDVASMCATSTKIFVLEVMGRHAGWIAAAGGLAADANNDIPVVILFPEVEFNQEKFLATVDAKVKQYGYCSIVVSEGCHYPDGKFLAEQGTRDSFGHAQLGGAAPVVANMIKDALGYKFHWAVADYLQRAARHLSSKSDVEQAYALGKAAVELALEGKNSVMPAVIRTSNNPYTWHIGMGELKDIANVEKMMPMEYISEDGYGITDACREYLQPLIEGEDYPPYENGMPKYVTLKHELLEKKLPAFEL comes from the coding sequence ATGACCGTTAAGAATGCTTTTTACGCACAGTCCGGTGGTGTTACCGCCGTTATCAACGCTTCAGCCTGCGGCGTAATTGAAACCGCCCGCCAGCACAGCGACAAAATCGGCACGGTATACGCCGGTCAAAACGGCATTATCGGCGCATTGCTGGAAAACCTGATTGATACCAGCAAGGTTTCCGATGCGGATGTTGCGGCATTGCGCCACACCCCATCGGGTGCATTCGGTTCTTGCCGCTACAAAATGAAAAGCTTGGAAAAGAACAAGCGTGAATACGATCGTCTGATCGACGTGTTCAAAGCGCATAACATCGGCTACTTCTTCTACAACGGCGGTGGCGACTCTGCCGATACCTGCCTGAAGGTTTCTCAACTGGCCGATGCAATGGGCTTCCCGATTCAGGCGATTCACGTGCCTAAAACCGTGGATAACGATTTGCCTGTTACCGACAACTGCCCCGGCTTTGGTTCGGTTGCCAAGTACATCGCGGTATCTACCCGTGAAGCGAGCTACGACGTAGCCTCCATGTGCGCCACGTCCACCAAGATTTTCGTGCTGGAAGTGATGGGGCGTCATGCGGGTTGGATTGCAGCGGCGGGCGGTTTGGCAGCCGATGCCAACAACGATATTCCAGTCGTTATTCTGTTCCCTGAAGTTGAATTCAACCAAGAGAAATTCCTCGCGACCGTTGATGCGAAAGTTAAACAGTACGGCTATTGCAGCATCGTGGTGTCCGAAGGTTGCCATTACCCTGACGGCAAATTCTTGGCAGAGCAGGGGACTCGTGACTCGTTCGGTCATGCGCAATTGGGCGGTGCTGCTCCGGTTGTTGCTAATATGATCAAAGATGCGTTGGGTTACAAATTCCACTGGGCGGTTGCGGACTACCTGCAACGTGCAGCGCGTCATTTGTCCTCAAAATCTGACGTGGAACAAGCCTACGCACTGGGCAAAGCCGCAGTTGAGTTGGCGTTGGAAGGCAAAAACTCCGTCATGCCAGCGGTTATCCGCACTTCTAACAATCCGTACACTTGGCACATTGGCATGGGCGAGTTGAAAGACATCGCCAATGTCGAAAAAATGATGCCGATGGAATACATTTCCGAAGATGGCTACGGTATTACCGATGCTTGCCGCGAATACCTGCAACCGTTGATCGAAGGCGAAGATTATCCGCCTTACGAAAACGGTATGCCGAAATACGTGACGCTCAAGCATGAGTTGCTAGAGAAAAAATTGCCAGCGTTTGAGCTGTAA
- a CDS encoding YkgJ family cysteine cluster protein, whose translation MAEKLDIPEEFQSSLIPELLTDDTTIQFDCHPGVSCFNICCKAADVTLAPYDILRLKKRLGMTSSEFLDKHTVPFETDGHGTPGVKLRTDDNKTCLFVREEGCSVYEDRPAACRYYGLGLLSHRAADTYQDVQYYFRNKEAHCQGWNTEKVMTVRDYRAAQGVPEYDEINREWMQLMLKKKSAGPAIGKPDPLSFQLYFMASFDIDRFRRFVESPAFAKVYMISDEDRTSFQDDVILQKFAFRLLRQVLFDEQTIPTHENVLEKRWEERKDIIELRHKAAVDLHLKRAEEERQAALNSGLDEDK comes from the coding sequence ATGGCTGAAAAACTCGACATTCCTGAGGAATTCCAAAGCTCCCTCATTCCTGAATTGCTAACGGATGACACCACTATCCAGTTTGATTGCCACCCTGGTGTTTCCTGTTTCAATATTTGCTGTAAAGCGGCGGATGTGACGCTTGCACCGTATGACATCCTGCGCCTGAAAAAGCGCTTGGGGATGACATCCAGCGAATTCCTCGACAAGCATACTGTGCCGTTTGAGACCGATGGGCACGGCACGCCCGGTGTCAAATTGCGTACCGATGACAACAAAACCTGCCTGTTTGTGCGTGAGGAAGGGTGTAGCGTGTATGAAGACCGCCCAGCCGCTTGCCGTTATTACGGATTGGGGTTGCTGTCACACCGAGCGGCGGACACTTACCAAGACGTGCAATATTATTTCCGTAACAAGGAGGCGCACTGTCAGGGCTGGAACACCGAGAAGGTGATGACCGTCCGTGATTACCGCGCTGCGCAAGGCGTGCCGGAATACGACGAAATCAACCGCGAGTGGATGCAGTTGATGCTGAAAAAGAAGTCAGCAGGCCCTGCGATTGGTAAACCCGATCCGCTGAGCTTCCAGTTGTATTTCATGGCAAGTTTTGACATTGACCGTTTCCGCCGTTTTGTGGAAAGCCCCGCATTCGCTAAAGTTTACATGATCAGCGATGAAGATCGTACGTCTTTCCAAGATGACGTGATCCTGCAAAAATTTGCGTTCCGTTTGCTGCGTCAGGTGTTGTTTGATGAGCAAACCATTCCTACACATGAAAATGTTCTCGAAAAACGCTGGGAAGAGCGTAAAGATATTATTGAGCTGCGCCACAAAGCCGCTGTTGATTTGCATTTGAAGCGTGCGGAAGAAGAACGTCAGGCAGCCTTGAACAGCGGTTTGGATGAGGATAAGTAA
- a CDS encoding RNA recognition motif domain-containing protein, with amino-acid sequence MATKLYVGNLPYSVTQQGLQDKFAAYGEVTSVSIITDRDTGQNKGFAFVEMSNGSEAQKAIDGLNGADMGGRGMKVNEAKPQAPRDNNRSGGGGGFGGGRSGGGGGGGGRW; translated from the coding sequence ATGGCTACTAAGCTTTACGTTGGCAATTTGCCTTATTCTGTTACTCAACAAGGTCTGCAAGACAAATTCGCTGCATACGGTGAAGTAACTTCTGTCAGCATTATCACTGACCGTGATACTGGGCAAAACAAAGGTTTTGCATTCGTAGAAATGTCCAACGGCAGCGAAGCCCAAAAAGCTATCGACGGCTTGAACGGCGCTGATATGGGCGGTCGCGGTATGAAAGTTAACGAAGCAAAACCACAAGCGCCACGCGATAATAATCGCAGCGGCGGCGGCGGTGGTTTTGGCGGTGGTCGTAGCGGCGGTGGCGGTGGCGGCGGCGGTCGCTGGTAA
- a CDS encoding metallophosphoesterase family protein, which translates to MTVSVAIISDTHGHLDPRIIEIIRECDYAIHAGDICGENVLAAMQPKSAMVIAVAGNNEPRCMVDFPLPSISELELPGGKICIEHGHEHGHHTPCHDSLRAQHPDARVIVYGHTHKMVQDKSAIPWVVNPGAAGQTRTHGGPSCLVLTASNDNWDVKEFRFEL; encoded by the coding sequence ATGACAGTCTCTGTCGCTATTATTTCCGATACGCACGGGCATCTTGACCCGCGCATTATTGAAATCATCCGCGAGTGCGATTACGCCATTCATGCAGGGGATATTTGCGGGGAAAATGTACTCGCGGCAATGCAGCCCAAAAGTGCGATGGTGATAGCGGTGGCGGGCAATAATGAACCACGTTGCATGGTCGATTTCCCCTTGCCATCCATCAGTGAATTGGAATTACCGGGCGGGAAAATTTGCATTGAACACGGGCACGAGCACGGGCATCACACCCCTTGCCACGATTCCCTGCGTGCGCAGCATCCTGATGCCCGCGTAATTGTTTACGGTCATACCCATAAGATGGTGCAAGATAAAAGCGCGATTCCGTGGGTAGTCAACCCCGGTGCAGCAGGGCAGACCCGCACGCATGGCGGGCCTTCCTGTTTGGTGCTGACTGCCAGTAACGATAACTGGGATGTCAAAGAATTCCGTTTTGAACTGTGA